One part of the Phycisphaeraceae bacterium genome encodes these proteins:
- a CDS encoding dCTP deaminase codes for MPVLCDSQIRELIKIEPFAESQKRPGKVSYGVSSYGYDIRVGTRFKIFTPTPRSGGITVVDPKAFHDDLFVEVDCARPFNGGNSRADPGEREGAVGGHAHRDAGDARDHVIIPPNSFALCETVETVSVPRNILVICVGKSTYARCGLIVNVTPLEPEWRGKITLEISNTTPLPAKVYAGEGIAQLIFLKADQVCETSYADKAGKYQDQVGLTLPMVD; via the coding sequence ATGCCCGTCCTCTGCGATTCGCAGATCCGTGAACTCATCAAGATCGAGCCCTTCGCTGAGAGCCAGAAGCGTCCCGGCAAGGTTTCGTACGGTGTTTCGTCGTACGGCTACGACATTCGTGTCGGTACCCGGTTCAAGATTTTCACCCCGACGCCCCGCTCTGGAGGCATCACGGTCGTCGATCCCAAGGCCTTCCACGACGACCTGTTTGTCGAGGTCGACTGCGCTCGACCCTTCAATGGAGGGAACAGCAGGGCCGACCCCGGTGAGAGAGAGGGAGCCGTGGGGGGGCATGCTCATCGTGATGCGGGCGATGCCCGTGATCACGTGATCATCCCCCCCAACTCCTTTGCCCTCTGCGAGACCGTCGAGACCGTCTCCGTGCCGCGCAACATCCTCGTCATCTGCGTCGGCAAGTCCACGTACGCCCGCTGCGGGCTGATCGTGAACGTCACGCCCCTCGAGCCCGAGTGGCGCGGCAAGATCACGCTCGAGATCTCCAACACCACGCCGCTGCCCGCCAAGGTCTACGCCGGCGAGGGGATCGCACAGTTGATTTTCCTGAAGGCCGACCAGGTGTGCGAGACGTCCTACGCGGACAAGGCTGGGAAGTACCAGGATCAGGTGGGTCTCACGCTGCCGATGGTCGACTGA
- a CDS encoding flagellar basal body P-ring protein FlgI: protein MMQAIGARVRAWVNVGASLAALIGAAGAASCDNQPKQKPVQAATVIREVPEPLRGTIGSLATIRGVDPQLVAGLGFVVGLNGTGGGELSPQVQATMERELAKGGLGKGGLLDNGPLQGRSPRDVLRDPNVAVVVVEAAISPGWPKDYTFDVRVRTLPGTSSVSSLEGGTLWTTELRIGPASTVGAVRTRVIAEARGPIFINPFAEPGTPGADAVSRTVGRVLAGGTLTEPLQMELVLDNPSHATARAIASAINSRFPEGPLDEGPTARGRNGDSVALRVPRAYADRPGEFVEMVRCLQLDQTFPQEFARRYVEDLKAMPFLSDDLSWCLQATGKAATAFLPPLYDYPEAAPRMAALRAGAALGDPRTAASLIQMAESGPPTDRIEAIGLLARLPINPRINSALWAMIDEPELDVRVAAYEALRDRGDPGIVQIPVDDRFVVDIVPSKEGLVYVTQQGEPRIVLFGGGVSGATATSPGKPTPMGPKLEKPLLVMAWQDRLMMAAETPTSPVRLRYMDYRGGNVTNQTVSDYVVDVIDFLGHRTTPESPAPGLGLPYSEVVGAVYEINRQGGMSGGFATERDKLLATVLKAAKVTTVEDRPETTGAEVKESPVQIFDPATTEAAKREEAAGPKPSLVVPLTPSKSKAKE from the coding sequence ATGATGCAGGCGATTGGGGCCCGCGTGCGGGCTTGGGTCAACGTGGGTGCGTCGCTGGCGGCGCTGATCGGCGCGGCGGGGGCTGCATCGTGCGACAACCAGCCGAAGCAGAAGCCGGTGCAGGCGGCGACGGTGATCCGCGAGGTACCCGAGCCGCTGCGTGGAACCATCGGGTCCTTGGCAACGATCCGCGGCGTCGATCCGCAACTCGTGGCGGGGCTTGGCTTTGTGGTCGGCCTCAACGGCACCGGAGGGGGCGAACTCTCGCCGCAAGTGCAGGCGACGATGGAGCGGGAACTGGCGAAGGGGGGCCTGGGCAAGGGCGGGCTGCTCGACAACGGACCATTGCAGGGGAGGTCGCCGCGAGACGTGCTGCGCGATCCGAACGTGGCGGTGGTGGTTGTCGAGGCGGCGATCTCGCCGGGGTGGCCGAAGGACTACACGTTCGACGTGCGGGTGCGGACGCTCCCGGGAACATCGAGCGTGTCGAGCCTTGAAGGGGGGACACTGTGGACGACAGAACTTCGCATCGGGCCGGCGAGCACGGTTGGCGCGGTGCGGACCCGCGTGATCGCGGAAGCGCGGGGACCGATCTTCATCAACCCGTTCGCGGAGCCGGGCACGCCGGGTGCTGATGCGGTGAGCCGGACCGTGGGCCGGGTGCTTGCCGGGGGCACGCTGACCGAGCCGTTGCAGATGGAACTCGTGCTGGACAACCCATCGCACGCGACGGCCCGTGCGATCGCATCGGCGATTAACTCGCGGTTCCCCGAGGGCCCGCTGGACGAGGGGCCGACCGCGCGCGGCCGCAACGGCGACAGCGTCGCGCTGAGGGTGCCCCGTGCGTACGCGGACCGGCCGGGGGAGTTTGTGGAGATGGTGCGCTGCCTCCAACTGGACCAGACGTTCCCGCAGGAGTTTGCCCGGCGGTATGTCGAGGACCTGAAGGCCATGCCGTTCCTGTCGGACGACCTCTCGTGGTGCCTGCAGGCGACCGGGAAGGCCGCCACGGCGTTTCTACCGCCGCTCTACGACTACCCCGAGGCGGCGCCGCGCATGGCGGCCCTGCGAGCCGGGGCGGCTCTGGGCGACCCGCGGACGGCGGCCTCGCTGATCCAGATGGCCGAGAGCGGACCGCCGACGGACCGGATCGAGGCGATCGGCCTGCTGGCCCGCTTGCCGATCAACCCGCGGATCAACTCGGCGCTGTGGGCGATGATCGATGAACCGGAACTCGATGTGCGCGTTGCGGCGTACGAGGCGCTCAGGGACCGCGGGGACCCGGGGATTGTTCAGATCCCGGTGGACGACCGGTTCGTAGTGGACATCGTCCCCTCGAAAGAGGGGCTTGTGTATGTGACACAGCAGGGGGAACCCCGGATCGTCCTGTTCGGCGGTGGCGTCAGCGGAGCGACAGCAACCTCACCGGGAAAGCCGACGCCGATGGGACCAAAGCTGGAAAAGCCGCTGCTGGTGATGGCATGGCAGGACCGACTGATGATGGCCGCGGAGACGCCGACCTCGCCCGTGCGACTGCGGTACATGGACTATCGCGGAGGGAATGTCACGAACCAGACTGTTTCGGACTACGTGGTGGACGTGATCGATTTCCTTGGCCACCGGACGACGCCGGAATCACCGGCTCCGGGGCTGGGCCTGCCGTACTCGGAGGTCGTGGGTGCGGTGTACGAAATCAATCGCCAGGGGGGAATGTCGGGGGGCTTTGCGACCGAACGGGACAAGTTGCTGGCCACGGTGCTGAAGGCCGCGAAGGTCACGACCGTAGAAGACCGTCCCGAGACGACCGGGGCGGAGGTCAAGGAATCACCGGTGCAGATCTTCGATCCGGCGACAACCGAGGCGGCCAAGCGGGAAGAGGCGGCCGGGCCGAAGCCCTCGCTGGTGGTCCCGCTGACACCGTCTAAGAGCAAGGCCAAGGAGTAG
- a CDS encoding DUF4282 domain-containing protein, producing MDTPSNRPSGFSALLDFSFTHFITISFIKVIYLIAIVAILIGWLAMIVAGFASGGFLGGIGAIIVGAIVALFNLIMARVWLELIVVIFRIGDNTSTLVEMSRGRPPAAPMP from the coding sequence ATGGACACGCCCTCCAACCGGCCCAGTGGCTTCTCCGCTCTCCTGGACTTCTCCTTCACCCACTTCATCACCATCAGTTTCATCAAGGTCATCTACCTGATCGCGATCGTCGCCATCCTCATCGGCTGGCTCGCGATGATCGTGGCGGGGTTCGCCTCCGGCGGGTTCCTCGGCGGGATCGGCGCCATTATCGTCGGCGCGATCGTCGCGCTGTTCAACCTGATCATGGCCCGCGTGTGGCTGGAGTTGATCGTCGTCATCTTCCGCATCGGCGACAACACCAGCACGCTCGTGGAGATGTCCAGGGGCCGCCCGCCCGCCGCGCCGATGCCGTAG
- a CDS encoding adenosylcobalamin-dependent ribonucleoside-diphosphate reductase, producing the protein MKITRKFTTAGSDPYDSVKWVNRSSKITNPDGSTVFQMDDAQVPETWSQLATDIMVSKYFRKAGVPQVDDQGNAVLGDDGKTVTGPEKSARQVIHRLAGCWKHWGEKHGYFDTPADAQAFYDELAYMMVHQMAAPNSPQWFNTGLHWAYGLTGPAQGHFVPDPKTGKVGLAKDAYTHPQPHACFIQSVTDDLVNEGGIMDLWVREARLFKYGSGTGTNFSQLRAENESLSGGGKSSGLMSWLKIGDRAAGAIKSGGTTRRAAKMVCLDMDHPDIERFINWKVREEIKVAALVEGMKHLPEDLREDAAKLGLKLDYDFNGEAYATVSGQNSNNSVRIPDEFFEAVDADADWKTRFRTSGKEARTFKAQKLWDEICYAAWRCADPGVQFDSTINAWHTCPNGGRINASNPCSEYMFLDNTACNLASINVLKFYDSKQRTFDVAAYEHAIDLWTIVLEISVLMASYPSSEVARLSYRYRTLGLGYANLGAMLMQAGIAYDSEEARAVCACMSAILTGRSYRQSAEMARQLGPFAGFQEDREQMLRVIRNHRRAAHGSARDSGQYERLTITPVAIDHEVVRSGRISIANSAELLKRATTAWDEAQALGERHGFRNAQVTVIAPTGTIGLLMDCDTTGIEPDFALVKFKKLAGGGYFKIANASVKPALEALGYTPLQIRDILISLLGTLSVDVPLPETDGSVAKTGAKVTFGDFLREKGLIDEDLEKISDALPSVFDVTFAFNAWTLGDDAMARLGIDPAAAKANPKFNLLRALGLTRKQIATLNDVICGTQTVEGAPHLRHEHLPVFDCANTCGRYGVRYIHPHGHIRMMAAAQPFISGAISKTINLPNDADVDDIAAAYRLSWELGLKANALYRDGCKLSQPLSSKSDADTEDSDDAPAAGDIEKKPAATARPTTAPAAGAPGSTEPPLAPSVPALAHASAPVHTSIPTTEVKVVNRPMRRRLPDTRASITHKFNIASHEGYLTVGLYEDGMPGELFITMAKEGSTIGGLMDSLGTAVSVALQYGVPIQSLVNKFTHQRFEPAGMTANRDIPFAKSLVDYIFRWMGMEFIPGYREANAPKRPSPTLPSEPAEDQAGPHAPADHSITASTVVAPVEGANVMEDSETWNTRLPSEGPADRVAPHPHAHSPSEGGRSTAPTSRSAPAMTHAVHAEIDLGPDDSLHVSATSVSGVNALSMAMSNNMGDAPACDGCGAITVRNGTCYKCLNCGNSMGCS; encoded by the coding sequence ATGAAGATCACACGCAAGTTCACCACCGCCGGTTCCGATCCCTACGACTCCGTCAAGTGGGTCAACCGCTCCAGCAAGATCACCAACCCCGACGGGTCCACCGTCTTCCAGATGGACGATGCGCAGGTCCCCGAGACCTGGTCGCAGCTCGCCACCGACATCATGGTGAGCAAGTACTTCCGCAAGGCCGGCGTCCCGCAGGTCGACGACCAGGGCAACGCTGTTCTGGGCGACGACGGCAAGACCGTCACCGGCCCCGAGAAGTCCGCCCGCCAGGTCATCCACCGCCTCGCCGGCTGCTGGAAGCACTGGGGCGAGAAGCACGGCTACTTCGATACCCCGGCCGACGCCCAGGCGTTCTACGACGAGCTGGCGTACATGATGGTCCACCAGATGGCCGCGCCCAACAGCCCCCAGTGGTTCAACACCGGGCTGCACTGGGCCTACGGCCTCACCGGCCCCGCCCAGGGCCACTTTGTCCCTGATCCCAAGACCGGCAAGGTCGGCCTCGCCAAAGACGCCTACACCCACCCGCAGCCCCACGCCTGCTTCATCCAGAGTGTCACCGATGACCTGGTCAACGAGGGCGGCATCATGGATCTCTGGGTCCGCGAGGCCCGCCTCTTCAAGTACGGCTCGGGCACCGGCACCAACTTCTCCCAGCTCCGCGCCGAGAACGAGTCGCTCTCCGGCGGCGGCAAGTCCAGCGGCCTGATGTCCTGGCTCAAGATCGGCGACCGCGCCGCGGGCGCCATCAAGTCCGGCGGCACCACCCGGCGGGCCGCCAAGATGGTCTGCCTCGACATGGACCACCCGGACATCGAGCGGTTCATCAACTGGAAGGTCCGCGAGGAGATCAAGGTCGCCGCGCTGGTCGAGGGGATGAAGCACCTCCCCGAGGACCTCCGCGAGGACGCGGCCAAGCTCGGCCTCAAGCTCGACTACGACTTCAACGGCGAGGCCTACGCCACCGTCTCGGGCCAGAACTCCAACAACTCCGTCCGCATCCCCGACGAGTTCTTCGAGGCCGTCGATGCCGATGCCGACTGGAAGACCCGCTTCCGCACCAGCGGCAAGGAGGCCCGCACGTTCAAGGCCCAGAAACTCTGGGACGAGATCTGCTACGCCGCCTGGCGGTGCGCCGACCCCGGCGTCCAGTTCGATTCCACCATCAACGCCTGGCACACCTGCCCCAACGGCGGCCGCATCAACGCCAGCAACCCGTGCAGCGAGTACATGTTCCTCGACAACACGGCGTGCAACCTCGCGTCCATCAACGTGCTGAAGTTCTACGACTCCAAACAGCGCACCTTCGACGTCGCCGCTTACGAGCACGCGATCGATCTCTGGACGATCGTCCTCGAGATCAGCGTTCTCATGGCCTCCTACCCGTCTTCCGAGGTCGCCCGCCTTTCCTACCGCTACCGCACGCTCGGCCTGGGCTACGCCAACCTCGGCGCCATGCTCATGCAGGCCGGCATCGCCTACGACTCCGAGGAGGCCCGCGCCGTCTGCGCCTGCATGAGCGCGATCCTCACCGGGCGCTCCTACCGGCAGTCCGCCGAGATGGCCCGTCAGCTCGGTCCCTTCGCCGGCTTCCAGGAGGACCGCGAGCAGATGCTCCGCGTCATCCGCAACCACCGCCGCGCCGCCCACGGCAGCGCCCGCGACAGCGGCCAGTACGAGCGACTCACGATCACCCCCGTCGCCATCGACCACGAGGTCGTCCGCTCGGGCCGCATCAGCATCGCCAACAGCGCCGAACTGCTCAAGCGGGCCACCACCGCCTGGGACGAGGCCCAGGCCCTCGGCGAGCGCCACGGCTTCCGCAACGCCCAGGTCACCGTCATCGCCCCCACCGGCACCATCGGTCTGCTGATGGACTGCGACACCACCGGCATCGAGCCGGACTTCGCCCTCGTCAAGTTCAAGAAGCTCGCCGGCGGCGGCTACTTCAAGATCGCCAACGCCTCCGTCAAGCCCGCCCTCGAAGCCCTGGGGTACACCCCCCTCCAGATCCGCGACATCCTCATCTCGCTCTTGGGCACCCTCAGCGTCGATGTCCCCCTCCCTGAGACCGACGGCTCGGTCGCCAAGACCGGCGCCAAGGTCACCTTCGGCGACTTCCTCCGGGAGAAGGGCCTCATCGATGAGGACCTTGAGAAGATCTCCGACGCCCTCCCCTCGGTCTTCGATGTCACCTTCGCGTTCAACGCCTGGACCCTCGGCGATGATGCCATGGCCCGCCTGGGCATCGACCCCGCCGCGGCGAAGGCCAATCCCAAGTTCAACCTCCTGCGAGCCCTGGGTCTCACCCGCAAGCAGATCGCCACGCTCAACGACGTCATCTGCGGCACCCAGACCGTCGAGGGCGCCCCGCACCTGCGTCACGAGCACCTCCCCGTCTTCGATTGCGCCAACACCTGCGGCCGATACGGCGTCCGCTACATCCATCCCCACGGCCACATCCGCATGATGGCGGCCGCCCAGCCCTTCATCTCGGGCGCCATCTCCAAGACCATCAACCTCCCCAACGATGCGGACGTCGACGATATCGCAGCGGCCTACCGCCTCTCCTGGGAACTGGGCCTCAAGGCCAACGCCCTGTACCGCGACGGCTGCAAACTCAGCCAGCCCCTCTCCTCCAAGTCCGATGCGGACACCGAGGACTCCGACGACGCCCCTGCTGCGGGTGACATCGAAAAAAAGCCTGCGGCTACCGCCCGTCCGACCACGGCACCGGCTGCGGGTGCTCCTGGCTCGACTGAGCCCCCTCTGGCCCCCTCAGTCCCGGCCCTTGCCCACGCATCCGCCCCCGTGCACACCTCGATCCCCACGACGGAGGTCAAGGTGGTCAATCGGCCGATGCGCCGCCGGCTCCCCGACACCCGTGCCTCGATCACCCACAAGTTCAACATCGCCAGCCACGAGGGGTACCTCACCGTCGGCCTCTACGAGGACGGCATGCCCGGCGAACTGTTCATCACCATGGCCAAGGAAGGCTCGACCATCGGCGGCCTGATGGACTCGCTCGGGACCGCCGTCTCTGTGGCTCTGCAGTACGGAGTGCCGATCCAGAGTCTGGTGAACAAGTTCACGCACCAGCGGTTCGAGCCCGCGGGGATGACGGCGAACAGGGACATCCCCTTCGCCAAGAGCCTCGTTGACTACATCTTCCGCTGGATGGGCATGGAGTTCATTCCCGGCTACCGGGAGGCCAACGCCCCGAAGCGTCCATCCCCCACGCTCCCGTCGGAACCCGCGGAGGACCAGGCCGGTCCTCACGCGCCCGCCGACCATTCGATCACGGCCTCGACCGTCGTTGCCCCTGTTGAGGGCGCCAATGTCATGGAGGACAGCGAAACGTGGAACACCCGACTCCCATCCGAGGGCCCCGCCGACCGGGTCGCTCCCCATCCGCACGCCCACTCACCTTCGGAAGGCGGCCGCTCGACCGCCCCGACCTCGCGAAGCGCCCCGGCGATGACGCACGCGGTCCACGCCGAGATCGATCTCGGTCCGGACGACTCCCTGCACGTCTCGGCGACCAGCGTGTCGGGCGTCAACGCCCTGTCGATGGCCATGTCGAACAACATGGGCGACGCCCCCGCGTGTGACGGCTGCGGCGCCATCACCGTCCGCAACGGCACCTGCTACAAGTGCCTCAACTGCGGCAACTCGATGGGCTGCTCCTGA